Proteins encoded together in one Bombyx mori chromosome 24, ASM3026992v2 window:
- the LOC101735990 gene encoding homeobox protein SIX2 — protein MLGGPEWGQREATPPRDAPLPSFGFTQEQVACVCEVLQQAGNIDRLGRFLWSLPACERLHAHESVLKAKAMVAFHRGNFKELYRLLESHNFSAHNHAKLQSLWLKAHYMEAERLRGRPLGAVGKYRVRRKFPLPRTIWDGEETSYCFKEKSRSVLRDWYLHNPYPSPREKRELAETTGLTTVQVSNWFKNRRQRDRQAEHKDSGTGGDKQLDSSTDEDSDAPPAPLPPPQPLYPLYDHPLAHLQYHHA, from the exons ATGCTGGGGGGCCCCGAGTGGGGGCAGCGGGAGGCCACCCCCCCTAGAGACGCTCCCCTGCCGAGTTTTGGCTTTACACAGGAGCAGGTCGCCTGCGTTTGCGAG GTCCTTCAGCAGGCCGGCAACATAGACCGGCTGGGGAGGTTCCTCTGGTCGCTGCCGGCATGCGAGCGTCTTCACGCCCACGAGTCGGTGCTGAAGGCGAAGGCCATGGTCGCCTTCCACCGGGGGAACTTCAAGGAACTGTACAGGCTGCTGGAGTCGCACAACTTCAGCGCACACAACCACGCAAAGCTGCAGAGTCTATGGTTGAAAG CTCACTACATGGAAGCGGAGCGGCTTCGGGGTAGGCCACTCGGAGCAGTTGGCAAATACCGGGTGAGGCGTAAATTCCCCCTCCCCAGAACGATATGGGACGGAGAGGAGACCTCTTACTGTTTTAAG GAAAAGTCCAGATCCGTCCTCCGCGACTGGTATCTCCACAACCCGTATCCTTCGCCACGAGAAAAGAGAGAGCTGGCCGAAACGACCGGACTAACCACAGTACAA GTATCGAATTGGTTCAAGAATCGCAGACAGAGAGACAGACAAGCCGAGCATAAAGATAG CGGCACCGGAGGCGATAAGCAGCTGGACTCGTCCACGGATGAAGACAGCGACGCGCCCCCCGCGCCCCTACCTCCCCCGCAACCACTCTACCCCCTCTACGACCACCCCCTAGCCCACCTCCAGTACCACCACGCGTGA